In Dasania marina DSM 21967, the genomic window TTACATCAAAATCACTGGCAACAATTTTATCAAACTCAATTTTGCCTACACTCTCTTCCCGTGTCGCTTCCATATATATACCCTCTCTCTTGGGTTAAGAAGAATACTAAGCTTACACCTAAACTAAACAGTTTTTTGGCAACACCCCTGCATACATCCTCGGGGCTAAACTCAGCACACTTTAACTGTTACTACTATGCTTACTGCAGAGTGAAACACGCACTACCTTCTCTTTGGCAACAAACTCTCTGGGTTTACCGGCTTACCATCTCGTCGAATTTCAAAGTGCAATTTAACGTGATTGGTGCTGGTGCCACTATCACCCATTTCGGCAATCTTCTGGCCTACTTTAATCAGCTGGCCTTCATTCACCAGCAGCTTGCTGTTGTGGGCATAAGCACTTAAATAACTTTCACCGTGCTTAACAATAATTAACTTACCATAACCAGCTAAGCCACTACCCGCATAAACAACAGTACCGCTGTTTGCTGCCAATACAGGCTCTCGCAAAACACCATGAAGATCAATACCCTTATGCTGCGGTGCGCTGCCACGAAACGATTTGATCACCCGGCCTTTAGCAGGCCACTGCCAACGAAAAGGGTAGCCCTTAGGCAAAGTTACGGAAGTAGCTTCTTTATAGCTAACAGTTTGCTTCGTGGTGCTGGCCACAGCACTTTTGCGCGATGCTTTTGGTAGGCGAGGAACAGCGGAGGGCGCTGACCCTGTCACCGCAGATGTTACTTTGGCCTGATCATTCAGTAACACTTTGTCACCGGGGCGAATAAGATAAGGCGCAGCAATATGGTTAGTTGCCGCTAACCCTCTAGCATCTAAATCATAACGCCAAGCAATAGAATATAAGGTTTCACCACGGCTCACTATGTGATGCTTATTAAAAGAAAAGGGGATTTTTGAGCGATCTTCTATGGGCGCATAGTTACTTCCCGTACCGCAACCAGAAAGCAGTAACACGTAAAACACAGTCCATAGACTTAGTAATTTCAAGCCAAAACTTGCTTGCTTTTCAGCCACAAAAATACTATCTCCAGAGGGCTAGACAGCCCAGCTCATATTAAAATTATGTCTTAAAACACTGATTTTATTCAAAAAAATTATATTTCGTCGACCGCTAATGCTTATATTTTAAACGACTAACAACCACTTAAGTGTATAAAAAACAAAATGTATATAAAAATAAAATCTAAGTATTTGTGAATTATTTCATAGTTTTTAACTTGCTTTCGTATTTTTACTGCTTACCAGCTCCAATGCCAGCACCAAAATCACTCCCAATACCGCCATAGCGATGCAACTGAGGGTTTGCGCAGATTGCTGCGTTAGCAATGCGTAGTCTGTGGGCCAGCGATTGATCTGTTCTAAGGCCAACTCTTTGCCTTTGCTATTGGTATAGGTGCTGAGGGTTTGCTTCCAAGGCCACACCAGATTGAGCGAGCCTAACAGAAATCCCGTTAGCAGACTCATGGTGGCATAGTAAAAACGCGCCAACAACCACGACAGTAAATGGGCGAAGCTCAACAAACCTACCCCGCAGCCCGCGGCAAAGCAGGCGATAATCACTAGGTTTAACTCTTTTACCGCAGTCAAGATAGGCCCATACAAGCCCATAAGTACTAATAAGAAGCTGCCGGAGACCCCCGGTAAAATCATCGCACAAATAGCGATGCTGCCCGCTGCAAACACCACCCAAGGGCTAACCGATAGTTCTGAGGGTTTCAGCTCGGTTATAGCCACCGCTAACACTACCCCCACCATCAGTATTAAGGCGTAAGACCAGCGCCAGTGTTTAATTTGCTTGCCCACATGCAACGCCGAGGCAACGATCAAACCAAAAAAGAACGACCAAATCAGCAGCGGGTGCTGCTCCAATAAATAACTAATGACTCTAGCCAAAGACAAAATGCTGGTGACTATGCCCAGCAATAAAGCCAATAAAAAATTGCCGTTAACCGCCTGCCAAAAGGCCTTAAAGCCCTGCTGGTAAATCAGCTTAATATTGCTAGGGTTTACTGATTTAATAGACGCCAGCAAGGTTTGGTATATGCCGGTAATAAAAGCAATAGTACCGCCAGAAACCCCAGGCACCACATCGGCCGCGCCCATGGCTAGGCCTCGTAAATAAATTCCTATTAAGGACATGTAACAGTCTCTAGTTAGCAGTCTCTTGTCGCTAGTTTGTTTCGCTGTGCCTTTCTAGAGACTAGCGACTACCAATCTAGCGACTGCAATTATTTAATAGTGCCTGATTGGAAAGGCACAAAGAAAGCGGGCTCTATAATTTTACGTTTTATACCCTGTTCGGTTTTTTCTATGAGCACTAAATCCTGCGAGGTTTCATTGCCTACGGGTATCACCAAACGGCCGCCTTCGGCTAGCTGGTCTATCAGCTCGGCGGGTACATCGGCTGGCGCAGCAGTAGAAATAATCCCGTCGTAGGGGCCTTTGTAAGGCCAGCCAAAAACACCGTCGGCGTGTTTGTATTGCACGTTGCGCATGTTTAATAGCCGCAGGCGCTCACGGGCTTTGTCTTGCAGGGGTTTAATGCGCTCCACTGTAAAAACATTTCCCACTAGCTGTGCCAGTATCGCGGTTTGATAACCCGAACCGGTGCCCACTTCTAACACCCGTTTTAAGGGACCCGCCGCCAATAGCAACTCAGTCATCCGCGCCACTATATAGGGCTGCGATAGGGTTTGGCCGTAGCCTATAGGCAGCGATTTATCTTCGTAAGCCATATGCGCAAAGGCTTCATCCAAAAAAATATGTCTAGCGGTTTTACTCATGATATCTAACACATGAATATTGCTAATGCCTTGGTCAACTAAACGCTGTACTAGCCTATCACGGGTACGCTGGGAGGTAACGCCTATCCCGGCGAGATTAAACTGACTCACTGATTGCAACTCCTAATACAGCCTTACTGGTTTTAATTATTGTTGTTGTCCACGTTTTTACTCACGGCCTTGTTATCGGCCACGTCTTGAGAGTAGTCGCGTTCCATAGTGCTATAGGCGACTAATTCTGCCATAACTGCGGTAGCGAAACAGCCACTGGGCAACTCAAAGCTCAACTCTAAAACATCATCAACTAATTGGTGGCTGAGCTGAGCCGGTATTACCCGCAAAGCACGGCGTTCAGACGCAAGCCCCTGCGTTAACAGGCCAGCACACAAGTCTGGGTGCTGTTCAAAAACACTTTGCTCTAACGCCCCCGCCTGCTCACT contains:
- a CDS encoding peptidoglycan DD-metalloendopeptidase family protein, producing MAEKQASFGLKLLSLWTVFYVLLLSGCGTGSNYAPIEDRSKIPFSFNKHHIVSRGETLYSIAWRYDLDARGLAATNHIAAPYLIRPGDKVLLNDQAKVTSAVTGSAPSAVPRLPKASRKSAVASTTKQTVSYKEATSVTLPKGYPFRWQWPAKGRVIKSFRGSAPQHKGIDLHGVLREPVLAANSGTVVYAGSGLAGYGKLIIVKHGESYLSAYAHNSKLLVNEGQLIKVGQKIAEMGDSGTSTNHVKLHFEIRRDGKPVNPESLLPKRR
- a CDS encoding DUF368 domain-containing protein; protein product: MSLIGIYLRGLAMGAADVVPGVSGGTIAFITGIYQTLLASIKSVNPSNIKLIYQQGFKAFWQAVNGNFLLALLLGIVTSILSLARVISYLLEQHPLLIWSFFFGLIVASALHVGKQIKHWRWSYALILMVGVVLAVAITELKPSELSVSPWVVFAAGSIAICAMILPGVSGSFLLVLMGLYGPILTAVKELNLVIIACFAAGCGVGLLSFAHLLSWLLARFYYATMSLLTGFLLGSLNLVWPWKQTLSTYTNSKGKELALEQINRWPTDYALLTQQSAQTLSCIAMAVLGVILVLALELVSSKNTKAS
- a CDS encoding protein-L-isoaspartate(D-aspartate) O-methyltransferase, coding for MSQFNLAGIGVTSQRTRDRLVQRLVDQGISNIHVLDIMSKTARHIFLDEAFAHMAYEDKSLPIGYGQTLSQPYIVARMTELLLAAGPLKRVLEVGTGSGYQTAILAQLVGNVFTVERIKPLQDKARERLRLLNMRNVQYKHADGVFGWPYKGPYDGIISTAAPADVPAELIDQLAEGGRLVIPVGNETSQDLVLIEKTEQGIKRKIIEPAFFVPFQSGTIK